In Gemmatimonadota bacterium, a genomic segment contains:
- a CDS encoding serine hydrolase, with translation MSPVTRFGIASNTKVFTATALGMLGGRGEAGGRPRSSAISPQFAMYDPFVTREITIKDLLVHRSGLRLGAGDLLWWPASTSTRGPRSCAACVTSSRPRRSARRTPTTTSSTSSPVK, from the coding sequence GTGTCCCCGGTGACGCGCTTCGGCATCGCCTCGAACACCAAGGTCTTTACCGCGACCGCGCTCGGGATGCTGGGTGGAAGAGGGGAAGCTGGAGGACGGCCCCGGTCATCCGCTATCTCCCCGCAGTTCGCGATGTACGACCCGTTTGTTACGCGCGAGATCACCATCAAGGATCTCCTCGTGCATCGCAGCGGACTCCGACTCGGCGCCGGCGACCTGCTCTGGTGGCCGGCTTCGACCTCCACACGCGGTCCGAGATCATGCGCCGCCTGCGTTACATCAAGCCGGCCACGTCGTTCCGCTCGGCGTACGCCTACGACAAC